The sequence GTTGTCGAAGCCGATGAACTCCGGCGGGTTGATCAGGTCGTACCGGGTGAAGGAGTAGTAGACCGTGGCGATCAGCGGGTAGCCGAAGAAGATCAGGAACCCGAGGAACGCCGGGGCCATGAAGAAGAAGACGGTCCGGCGGCGCTTGGCCCGGCGGGCCCCCGCCCGCGCCGTGCTCGGCGCGGACGGGGACACCTTTTCCGCGAGCGTGGTCATCCGCCCGCGCCCTTCTGCTTCAGTTCGTCGTTGACCTGCGCGTCGACCGTCTTCAAGCCGGCGATGAGGTCGGGCACCGAACCGGCCTGCCACTTCTCCGCGAAGTCGTTGACGGCCTTGAGGTGCGCGTCCCCGATCGGGGTGGTCTGGTTGGCCACCAGCTTGCCGCTGTCGTAGATGTCGAGGAACGTCTTGAACTGCGGCTGCAGGTCCAGCTTCGGCGAGGTGAGCGAAGCCTTGGTGCTGGGCACGTTCTTCAGGCCGTTGGCCATGTCCACCAGGGTGTCGGTGTCCAGGGTGACCTGCTTGATCAGCTCCCACGCGGCGCCGGGGTTCTTGGCGCCCTTGGGGATCGCGATGATCGTGCCGGTGGTGAAGCCGCCGCCGTAGCGGTCGGCCATCGAGTCGAGGACCGGGAACGGCGCGGTCTGGTACTTGACCTCGGGCGCCTGGTCCTTGAGGAACGCGGTGCGGAACTCGCCGTCCATGATCATGGCGAGCTTGCCCTTCTGGAAGCCGTGGTCGGCGGAGTACTCGTCGCCGAGGCCCGCCTTGAACTTCTCGACCTTGTCGTGGCCGCCGTAGAAGTCGATGAGCTGCTTCTGGAACTCGAACATCGCCTTCCAGCCCGGGTTGGTGGCGAGGTCCGACTTGCCGTCCTGGCCCAGGAAGGTAGCGCCGAAGTACTGCGCCCAGTACTGGGCCTGGTTGGCGTAGAAGGGCATCGAGGGCAGGAAGCCGGCGACCTTGATCGAGCCGTCCGGGTTGAACTCGGTGAGCTTCTTGGTGTCCTCGAACAACTCCGAGAGCGTCTTCGGCGGCGAGGTGATGCCCTTCGACGCGAACATGTCGGTGTTGTAGTACATCCCGTAGACGTCGGCGAGCATCGGCATCGCGCACCGCTTGCCCTGGTACTCGGTGTAGTTGCGGACTGCTTCGGGAATTTGGTTCAGGTCGATCTTGTCGCGCTCGATGTAGGGCTTCAGGTCCTGGAAGCTGCCGGTGGAGCACCAGGCGCCGAGGTTGTCGGTGTAGAAGGAGATCGCGACGTCGGGCGGGTTGCCGCCGCGGATCGACTGGGTGAGCTTGTCGTCGTCCTGGTTGCCCTCGTGCTTGATCTCGATGTTCGGGTACTTCGCCTTGAGCTTGTTGAGGCCGGCCGTCACCACGCCGTACTCGCGGTCGGTGAACTTCGAGTACACGGTGATCGTGAGCTTGTCGTCCTTGCCGGGCGCGGCCGCGGCGTCACCCCCGCTCGGGGCGGCGGCGCCGGAACAGGCGCTGGTCAGCAGGACGGACGCCGCGGCGGCGGCCGCAAGCAGGGCGCCGCGGCGGGTCCGGGTGGTAGGGGGCATGGCCCTCCTCCTCATCGGTTGGGGCTGGTCGGTCGGGGACGGGTGATGTCGCCCTCGGGCCTGCGCGACCCGAGGAGCGTGGGGGTGACGACGCCGAAGACGTCCTCACGGGTGGTGGCGAGCGCGGACTGCAGCGCGCCCGCGCGAACGGCGTTGCCCTGCACCGAAGCGCAGCCGACGGGCGTGCGCGGCAGGACCAGTTCGTGGAGCTTTTCCTGCACCAGTGCGGCGAACTCCTCGCCGCCGGCGCGGCTGGTGTCGCCGCAGAGGAGCACGAGCTGCGGGTCGGCGACCGCGACGAGGTTGGCGACGCCGCCGGCGACCCTCCTCGCCAGATCGTGCCGGAAGGGGTGCCGCGGTTCGGTTTTCGCCACGGCTTCCCAGGCGGTCCCGGCTTCGACGCCGTGGGCGGCGGCGAGGCGGCAGATGGCGGGCGAGTCGACCAGGTTGCCGAACCGGGCGCCGGCCTCGGGCCAGACGTCGCCGGTGTCCACAGTGGCCGGATCGGGTACGCGCATCCAGTCGATCTCGCCGCCACCACCGGTCGCGCCGCGCAGCAGCCGCCGTCCGATCACGACGGCGCCGCCGACGCCTTCGGACAGCCACACCATGACGAAGTCGTCGACGTCCTGCGCCTGCCCGACACTCATCTCCTCGACGGCGACGAGGTTGACGTCGTTCTCGATGAGGACGTCGACGCCGAGCTCGTCGGACAGTTTCTGCGGGACGTCGAAGCCGAGCCAGCCGGGGATGTGCGGCGCGGAGGACAGCAGGCCGGTCCGCGGATCGAACGCCCCCTGCGCGCCGATCACGACGTGGGCCAGGTCTTCCCGTTCGATCCCGGCTTCTCGGGCGACGTGGCTGAGCGCTTCGCCGAAGGTCCCGACAACGTCGGCGCCTTCGTGCACGGGCAGTGGCGTCCGGTACTCGGCGAGCACGACCCCGGCGACATCGGCGACGACGAAGTCGGCGACGTGCGGCGTGAGATCGACGGCGGCGACGAAGGCAAGGCTCCCGTTGGCCGCCCAGAGCTGGGCCCGCGGCCCGCGGCCACCACCCCGGACGCCGGCCTTGACGACGAGGTTGTCCAGCTCGAGCCGGGTGATGAGCTGCGCGGTGGCGGGCTTGGACAGTCCGATGGCGAGCTCGAGTTCGGCGCGGGTCAGCGGGCCTTCCCGGAGGAGGACCTCGATGGCGGCGCGATCGTTGATCTCGCGCAGCATCCGCGGGCTACCGGCTCGCACTCGTCGCTCCCGACTTAATTAGGATACTTTACAGACGGTTTCGCAGGACTGTAGTGAGCCGGAGCACAGCCGTCAACGGTCTGGTGAAACGAGCAGGTAACGCCTCGACCGCACTGGGCCACGTGGCGGAAACACCGGTGAATGAGTGGCGCCGGCGCCCCGCGGCTTGGTCACCGGATTTCCGGTTGCGGCCGCGGGGATGCTGGTGGGCGTGGATGTCGTGGCGCAGTGGGTGCGGACCACCTGGACCAAGAGGTCCCGTGGTGGCCCGGCGGCTGCTGCGCGCAACCGGGTGCCGGTGGCCTATCCCCTGCCGGCCGGCGCGTCGCTCCACCTCGTGGACGTCGACGAGTCGACCGGCTTCGAGCCGCGGTTCGCGCTGCGGCCGATCGGCGAGCTGGACGGTGTCACGCTCCGGGAAGCGGACGGCGAGCTGACGGTCCGGCTGGAACTGGCCCGGATGAGCTGGCCCCGGCGGGAGTGGCGCCCGGGGCCGGTCCGCCTGCGACCGGGCGAGTGGCTCCGCCGTCAGATCAACTACCGCTTCGGCTCGACCTGCGAGTGCGGCGCCCAGTGGCGCTACCGGCTGGACACGCTGAACCTGGCCTACGGCTGTGTCCCCGACTTCACCAGCGAGCCGACCCGAACGGTGATCGAACTCGGCGACCTGCGGTGACGTCGCCTCGCACGGACGTCGGGCTTGAGGTGGTTACTCCTCCGCGTCCGCCCAGGCCTTGAGCATCACGCGGGCAATAGACGAGTTCCCCGGCAGGATGATCTCCGCCGCACCACCCGCGATCGGCGTCGGCTTCGAACCCTCGCCCCGCACCGAACTGTTCGCGAACGCCTCCCGCACCTCGGCACGCGACACCCACAGGGCCTCTTCGATCTCCCCGTCCGCCGGGACCAGCGGCAGCGACCGGTCCGCCCGGGCTGTGAAGCCCAGCATGATCGAGCGCGGGAACGGCCACGGCTGGCTCCCGAGGTACCGGACGTCCGAGACCGATGCCCCGACCTCTTCGCGGATCTCCCGCACCACGCAGGCTTCCAGGGACTCCCCCGCCTCGACGAACCCCGCCAGCACCGAGTACCGCCCCGCCGGCCAGATCGGCTGGCGGGCCAGCAGCACGTGGGAGCCGTTCGTGCCCTCCAGCGAGTGGACGAGGCAGATCACCGCCGGGTCCGTGCGCGGGTACTCCTCGCGGCCGTCGTTGGTGCACTTGCTCGCCCAGCCGAACTGGATCAGCTCCGTCGGGTGACCGCAGCGCGTGCAGAACTTGGCTTGACGGCGCCAAAAACGCAACGCCTGCGCCGTCGTGAACAGGCCCGCCGACGTGTCGTCCAGCAGGTCGCCGTAGCCGCGCAGGTCGACCCAGATCTCGCCGTCGGCGCGCGGGACCTCCTCGACGAAGCCCCAGCTGCCCGCCATCTTCACCGTGTCGGCTTCGCCCGACGGGCCGCCCGGGAGCGACCAGTAGTCGACGTCCTGCCACTCGCCGAGGAACACCGCGTCCGGCGGCGGTTCCGGGCCGAAGTCGATCGCCTTGCGGAACGCCAGCACCGACGAGCCTTCGACGACCGGGGTGCGCCCGGTGTCGTCCAGCAGGACGACCCGGGCGTCGGGCCACTTCGACAACAGGCGCGAAGGGTTGGTACGCAAGCCTTCCTGACGGTCCACTGTGGACCGGGACAGGGTGGGCAGATCGCCGAGCGAGAACGGGACGGACATCAGGCGGGCTCGCCCACCACGACGTCGCCGAGCGCGAGGAGCTTGCGTTCCAGCACCGCCGCGTCCCCGACGACCACGCCGGTGAACCGCTTGGGGGCGAAGAACTTCAGCGCCGCTTCGGCCACCTCGTCGGCGGTCACCGCGGCCACCCGCGCCGGGTGCTCGTTCAGCCACTCCAGGCCCAGCCCGGTCGACGCCAGCGCGAGCACCTGCCCGGCCAGCCCGGCCTGCGACGACGTCGAGGTCAGCAGCGAGCCGATCGCGTACTGCCGCACCGATTCCAGCTCGTCGCCGGACGGCGGGACCTGGCCGAGGCGGCCCAGCTCGTAGCGGGTCTCCAGCAGCGCCGGGGCGGTCGCGTCGGTCGCGGTGTCCGCGTCGACGTTGACCACCGCGGTGCCGTCGGTGAACTCGAAGCCCGAGTGCGCGGAGTACGTGTACCCCTTGTTCTCCCGGATGTTCTCGACCAGCCGCGACGAGAAGTACCCGCCGTAGGCCAGGTTCGCCAGCTGCAGCGCCGCGTACCCCGGGTCGGTGCGCGGGACGGTCTGCGCGGAGAGCCGGATCTGCGACTGGACGGCGCCGGCGCGCGGCACCAGCAGCACGTTCGGGCCGGTCAGGTCCGGCAGCGCCGGGAGCCGGACGGCGGAGCGGTCGGACGCCCAGGCGCCGAGCACCTTCTCGAGGTCGCCGATCACCGCGGTGGGGTCGAGGTCGCCGACCAGCACGAGCACCGCGCCGCGCGGCAGCACCGAGGCCCGGTGCAGCGCCCGGACCTGCTCGGGCGTCACGACCGCGACGTCCTCGGCCTTCGGGACCTCGCGGGTGGCCGGGTGGTCGCCGTAGCGGTGCTTCTGCAGCGCTTCCCGCGCGATCGTGCGAGGCTGCGTGCGCGAGACGGCGATCCGCTCGACGAGCCGCTCCTTCTCGCGGGCGATCTCCTCGCCGGCGTACGTCGCTCCGGTGAGGACGTCGCCGAGCACGTCGAGGAACGTCGGGAGCTTGTCGGCGAGCGCGGATCCGGTCAGCACCAGGCGTTCCGGGTCGACGCCGGCGCCGATGTCGCCGCCGATCAGCGCCAGCTCGGCGTCGATTTCGATGCGGTTGCGGCGCGCGGTGCCGGTGAGGATCGTCTCGGCGAGCACCTCGGCGGTCGCCGGGTGCAGCTCGTCGTCACCCGCGAACGGGATCCACAGCCGCGCCTCGACCAGCGGCACGGTCGCCTTGCGCACGGCCAGCACGCGCAGGCCGTTGGACAGTTCGGTGTCCACGTGGGACAGGTCGGCGGCCGCGCGCTGCGCGCCGAGCGGGGGCAGCGGGCGAGGCCCCTGGGCGGTGCGGCCGATCTCCTCCGCACTGCGGTGCGTTGCCGAAGTCACTGCTCGTTGTTCCCTTCCGAAGCGGGCTTGACCACCAGCACGGCGCGCGCGTCCGGGCGCAGCGCCTTCGCCGCCGCCGAGACGGCCTCCGCGGTGACGGCCGACATCCGGTCCGCCAGCTTGTACACCAGCGACGCGTCGCCGTAGAGCAGCTCGAACGAGCCGAGCGCCAGGGTCCGGGACACCAGGCGGTCGTGCTCCGAGTGCAGGCTCGCCGCCCAGCGGGCCGTCACCTTGCGCAGCTCTTCGTCGCTCGGCGGCGTTTCGGCGAGCTTCTCGAGCTCGTCGTCCAGCGCGGCGAGCACGCGCTCGCGGGGCACCTCGTGCGGGTGGATGAGGGTGATGGTGAACGTGTCGGGGTCGCGGGCCTCGAACGGGCCGAACAGCCCGGCGCCGGCGCCGATGTCGACGACGAGGGGTTCGCGGTGCACCAGCCGCTGCTGGAGGCGGGAGCCGTCGCCGTCGGTGAGCACGCCGGCCAGCACGAGGTAGGCCAGGTAGCCGTCGACGTCGTTGATCGGGTCCGGCATCCGGTAGCCGATGCCGAGCGCGGGCAGCGGGGCGTGCGGGTCGATCGTCTCGCCCAGCAGCTCGGTGGTCGGCAGCGGCTCGGCGAACGACGGGCGCTGCGGCGCGGGCCGGTGCGGGACGTCGCCGAAGTGCTTCTCGATCAGCTCCTTGGCGTTGCCGACCTCGAAGTCGCCGGCCACCGTGAGCACGGCGTTCGCCGGGGCGTAGTAGGTGTCGAAGAACGCGGCGCAGTCCTCGACCGTGGCGCTCTCGAGGTCTTCGAAGCCGCCGTAGCCGTTGTGCGCGTTGGGGAACGTCGAGTACAGCACCGGCGGCAGGGTGATCCACGGGAACCCGCCGTACGGCCGGTTCAGCACGTTCAGCCGGATCTCTTCCTTGACGACGTCGATCTGGTTCGCCAGGTTCTCCGCCGTCAGCTTCGGCGCGCGCATCCGGTCGGCCTCGAGGAACAGCGCGCGCTCGAGCGCGGCGCTGGGCAGGACCTCGAAGTAGTCGGTGTAGTCCGGGTGGGTCGACCCGTTGAAGGTGCCACCGCTGGACTGGACGTGCCGGAAGTGCGCGAGTTTCTCGAGGCTCTCGGAGCCCTGGAACATCAGGTGCTCGAAGAGGTGCGCGAAACCGGTGCGCCCCTCCGGCTCGGAGCGGAAACCCACGTCGTAGTGCACGCTGACGCCGACCACCGGCGCGGTCGCGTCGGGGGCGAGAACCACCCGCAGACCGTTGTCGAGGGTGTATCGGACGAGCTCGGGATCGGCCATGGCCCCACCCTACGACGGCGGAGCGGATTCCGGCGTCCGGCCTCGTGCGTGGGAAACGGTGGTCCCACCCGGTTTCTCGTTCACGAGACCGGGGAGGTGGGCGCGGCGGGCGCCGGCGAACGCGCCCGCGAGCGCCGCGGCGAAGGATCCGGCCTGGTCAGGGGTGACGTCGCCGGCGTGCCAGTACACCGGCGGCGGGTGCGGGAGGGCCTCGAAGGCGGCGACCCACGGCGCCAGTTCGCCCAGAGCTGACGCGTACGGGAGGCCACGCGAGAAGACGAGTTCGCGCTGGGGCTTCGTGAGGTCCTTGGGCTTGGCCGACGCCAGCACATCGGCCACCCCGAGCAGACGCCGCGCCACCTCAGTGCCCGCCCGCCGCCGCGCGGGCAGCGCGGCCGACACCACGACGGCGGCGACCCCGGCCAGGGCGAGGATGACGCCGAGCTGGGCGTAGCCGACGGTGAGCGCGAGCAGCACGGTGAGGAACGCGCCGTAGAACACGACCCGGATCCCCGCGTGGCCGAGCCGCCGGGGTTGCCGCGCGACCCAGCCGCGGCGGACGGCGTCGGCGTACAGGGCGTCGCCGACGTCGACGTGCCGCCGGCGCAGTTCGGCGACGGTCGCCGCGTCCTCGGCCGCCGCGAACACGGCACGTTCGAAGGCCGTCAGGTGCTCGTCGGGCGGGTTGCGGCGGGTCAGCCGCCAGTCGCCGTCCTCGGCGCTCACCCACAGGTAGTTGCGGACGGCGAGGTCGAGCACGGTCGCGGCCAGGTCGGCGGCCCCGGCGCCGCCGTGCAGCAGGACGCCGACGTGCCCCGGCAACACACCTTCCGGCGACTCGAACTCGCCCCCCTCCGTCACTTTCACGTGAAAGTGCCCACCTGGGGGCGGAGCTTTCACGTGAAAGCTCCGCCGGGCGCGCCAGACCAGCGCGGCCGTCAGCAGCAGGAGCGCGCCGAAGCCGCCCCAGGCCCAGCCGATCGGGGCGGTGAGCACAAAGGCGCCCGCGATCGTCGCAGCCGGGACGACGACGGCGTTGGCCGGCACGGTGCCCGCGGGCAGCTCGACGGTCGCCGTCATCCGCTGGCCCGCGGCGAGGTTCTGCTGGCTGAACCGGGTCAGCCCGGCGTGGTCGACCTGCGCGGCGCCGCAGGGGAAGTCGGAGTCCGGCGGCCCGGCGAGGCAGTCGACGGCGGTCGGGATCTTAGGCGCGGCGAAGGAGGCGCGGAGGAACTTCAGCTCGGTGCTCCAGCCGCCGGCCAGCTCCCAGGTGACCCGGTCGCCGGCCACCGCACCGTCCACTGTGTACCGGAGGATCGAGGTGCCGGAGGTGAGGTGGACGGTGAACGCGTCTTCGGCCACGCTCGCCGTCCCGCTGCCTTCGAGGACGACGTCGCGGACCCGGTAGACGCGGTCCCGGTGGTGGGGCGCGGCGACGCGCAGCGCGACCCGGCGGTCCATCGTGACGCCGTTGGGCACGGAGATCGCTTCGGCGACCGACAGCGAGCCGTCGCGCTCGAGCTTGAGCTGGATCTCGGCGCTCTGCGGCAGGGCGGGCAGCGGCGGCTGGTCGACCGGTGCCGCGGCGAGGAAGAGTGCCAGCGCGGCCGCGGCGAGCACGGTCAGCGGGCAGCGCGGCCGGACGCGGTGAGCAGCCCGTCGAGCGCGGTCAGGAACGACGGGAAGCGCGCGCCGAACCGCCGCAGGTCGGGGTCGGCTTCCATGCCGCCGTACCAGTACAGCCCGGCCGAACCGTCCGCCGCCGGGTTCAGCCCGGCGAACGCGCCGAGCCAGCGTTCGGTGTCGCCGAGCACCACGGCGTACGGCAGCGAGCGGGAGAACACCAGCTCGCGGTCGGCCGGCGGGATGTCCTCGGCCTTCGCGGTGTGCAGGTAGTCGAGCAGGCCGCGGACCTGGCCGGCGAGCGCCCGCCCGCGCGCGGTGCGGGACGGCAGCAGCGCGGCCGCCGCGACGACACCGAGCCCGGCCAGCGCCACGGCGACGCCGAGCAGCGCGTCCCCGACGGTGAACGTCAGGACCGCGGTGGCGACGAGCCCGAGCGCGAAGATCCCGGCCCCGAGCCAGGTCAGCCGTCCGCGAGCGGTGTCCGGGCGGCGGGAGAACCAGCGCTTGGTGACGACGTCGGCGTACATCGCGTCGCTGATCCGGCGCAGGTCGAGCCCGCCGCGGGCACGCAGCTGCGAAACCAGCACGGTGTCGGTGCCCTCGGGCAGCAGGGTTTCGCAGACGGCGCGCTCGAAGTCGTGGAGGTGCTCGTCCGGCGGGTTGCGGCGGGAGATCTGCCAGTCTTGTCCTTGCGGCCCGGGGATTTCCGCCAGCCACAGGTAGTTGCGGACGGCGAGGTCGACGACGGTGGCGCTGATGTCCACGACGTCGACGGTCTCGTCGACGACCGTGCCGACCTGCCCGGGCAGCACGCCGTCCGGGCTGGCGAAGAAGACGCGGTCGCCGTCGCGGAGCAGGACCTCGACCGGGCCGGTAGCGGTCCGCAGCGCACCGGCGTCCTGCTTGCGGCGGCGCCACACGAAGACGCCGGCCGCGATGAGGAGGACGAGCAGGACGGCGAAGACGACGCCGGTCAGCGGGGTCAGCGCGAAGGCGTTGGCGAGCAGGCCGATGTCGGCGAACTTCGCCGTCGCCGGCGCGGTGTTCGCGGGCAGCCCGACGAGCAGGTCGACCCGGTCACCGGGCGCGACGTCGTTCTGTTCGAGGCGCACGACCCCGGTGTGGTCGAGCTCGGCGAGGGTGCAGCGGCGGCTCGAGCCGACCGGGCCGGCGAAGCAGTCCACGGGGGACAATTCCGGCGAGGGGGCGAGGAAGGACGCGGTGAGCTTGGTCAGCGGGGTGTCGAACCCGCTCGCGACCTGCCACCGCGCCTGCTGCCGCCCACCCTGGTCGGCGATGGCGCCGTCGACCAGGTACGTGACGCTGCCGGCGCCGCCGGCGAAGGTGAGCACGAGCTGGTCACCGGTGAGCTGGCTGGTGGCGGCGCCTTCGGTCTTGACATCGCGGACGGTGAAGACGCGGTCCTGGTCGTCGCCGGCCGGCACGCGCAGCGGGACGCGCGAGGTGAGCTGCTTCCCGCCGGGGACGGTGACCTTTTCGGTGACCGAAAGGGAACCGTCGCGCAGGACCTTGAGGGCGACGTCGGCGACCGGGCCGTCGGTTGGCTGGAGGTTGCCCCCGCCGGTGAGCTGCTGGGGCTTCGGCACCAGGTCACTCGGCTGGTTGGGCAGACTGGGCCCGGCGTTCTGCGCGGCCGCGGTCCCGGCCCCGAGCAGCCCGGCCACGACGACGATCGCGGCCGTGGCCCCCCATTTCATCGACACAGCACCACACCCTAGAGCACCCGATCTATGCTGACGCCCGGAACGGCGAGATCATCGCAGGTACGCCGCTTCCGACGGGGAAAAAGCTTGGGGGGTTCCACTCGATGACGCACGGCCCGCAGGGTCCCGGTCCGCATGATCCGCGGCGCCCGCCGCCGGGGGCCCGCCCGTTGCCGCCACCGGCAGCGCGGCCGTTGCCGCCGGGTCCCGGTGGGGCACCCGGGCAGCGGCCGCAGCACCCCGGTGGCGCACCCGGCCAAGGACCGGCCAGCACGGCGGGCCAGCCGCCCCAGCACCCCGGCGCACCCAGGTCGACCGGTCAGTGGCCGACCGGCGCACCCGGCCACCCGCAGCAAGGCCCCGGCGGGATCCCCGGCCAGCCGCGCCAACCCATGCCGCCGCAGGGTCCGGGACGCCCGCAAAGCACCGCGCCGTACGGACCGCCGACCGGCCCCTTCGGCTACCCCGCCCCACCACCCGCGCGGAGCCCCCTCCCACCACCCGCCGCCGCACCCGCCGCGTTCGTGCCCGGCTACACCGCACCCCCGCCCTACGCTCCCTACGGCACCCGCTTCAGCCCCTACCCGGCCAAGAAATCCAACACGGGCGTGATCGTCGCGGTGGCGATCTTCGCCATCGTCGCCGTCGCCGGGGGGCTCGTCGCCGCCGTCGCGCTGATCGGGGGCGGGAACTCGCGGCACGTCGCCGACGCCGGGTACTCCAGCACCTACCCGACCAGCACCGAAGAAACCACCGAGACGACCGAGACCACCACGTCGTCCTCGACGACCGAAGAAACCACCCGCACCTCCGAGCGCGAGACGACGCCGACGTCGCAAACCCCGTCCGGCCCCCGTTCGGTGGTCGCCACCGGGAACAACCCGCTGTTCGGCAGCCCGGACTACGGCCTGCAGAACGTCTCGTGCTCGCTGAGCCGCTGGGCGACCGACCAGAACAGCGCCACGAAGTTCTTCCAGTCCGGCATCACCTGCCTCGACGCGATGTGGTCGCGCATGCTCGGCGGCGTCGACCTGCCGTTCGAGACGCCGAACCTGTCGGTGCCGCGGTCGCTGTCCGAATCCTCGACGCCGTGCGGCAGCGGGGGCACGACCACCGGGGTCACGCCGTTCTACTGCCCGAGCAACAACACGATCTACATGCCGATGGACCGGATCGAGATCGACGTCTGGGGCAACCACCCCGGCGCGTACCTGTCGATGCTGGCCCACGAATACGGCCACCACGTGCAGAACATGGCCGGCATCTCGGAGGCGTACGGCAACCAGCGCTACGACGCGGGCGCCGACTCGGCGGCGGGCCTGGAACTGTCCCGGCGGATGGAACTCGAGGCCCAGTGCTTCTCCGGCATGTTCCTCGGCTCGGCCTCGGCCTCCGGCGGCTCGGTCGACAAGAACATCTACAACGAGGCCTGGAACGCCCAGGACCGCGGCGACGACTACGCCCGCAACGGCAAGCGCGACCACGGCAGCGCCAAGCACAACATCTCCTGGTGGCAGCACGGCGCGACGACCAACCGCAACCAGCAGTGCAACACGTGGCTGGCGTCCTCGGGCGACGTCTCCTAGCCCGGCCCCAAGCACCCCAATGTGGCGTTCGGTGCGTCTGACGCACCGAACGCCACATTGGGTGCGTTCAACGCAACCAACGCCACATTGGGGCGCTCGGGTCGAGGCTCAGCTCGGCGGGGTGAACGGGTTGCCGGATGGCGGTGTCGGCGGCTCCGGCTGAGACGCGGGAGCCGGCGAAGGCGCCATCCGGTACGGCTGGTCCGGGGACGGCGTCCCGAAACCCTGACCCCGCGCCGCCTGGACGCGGGCCGCGTACGCCTGGACCGCCCGGGCGTGGTCGCGGTTGCGGCGTTCGGCCAGCACCGCCGCCAGGAACGCCCACGCCGGCACCCCGGGCGGCACCTGCGTGCCCAGTGCCTGGCTCACCTGCTGCGCGAGGCTCCAGCCCAGCGCCTGCGCCGCCTCCGGGCGCAGCTGGGCGAAGCGGGTCAGGAACTGGCGGCTCGCCAGCGCGAGGTCGTCCGGGAGCCGCGTCAGGTCGAGGTGGGCCGCCCAGCCTTCGAGGCCCGGGGGCATCGCGACGGCCGGGTGGCCGGTCGTCTCCGGGACGCGCTCGCGGACCACCAGCGTCCCGGCGAGGAAGTCGCCGACCCGGCGGCCGTCGGACGAGCACAGCGACACGATCACCGCGACCGCGCCGAAGAGGCCGAGCGTCCAGAAGTCGACGACGAACCCGGCGAGCCCGCGGACCAGGGCGTGCCGGAAGCGGATCGGGCCGCCGTCGACGCGGACCACGCGCAGGCCCACCGCCATCTTGCCGAGCGAGCGGCCGCGGGTGAGCGTCTCGGACAGCACCGGGTAGCCGACCAGGATCAGCACCACGAACACCAGGATCAGCGTCAGCGCGAGGGCTTCGTCCTCGCCCGGCACGGTCAGCGTCAGCACGATGAACGTGACCACCAGCAGCGCGAACTGCAGGAGGACGTCGAGGGCCATCGCCAGCGCCCGGCTGGCGAGCTTGGCGACGCGCAGGTCCAGGACGACGGCTTCGCCGGTGACCAGCTCCGATTCCTCGTGCACGCGGCCCAGCGTATCGACGGATAGGGTGACGTCGTGGATGTGGACGTCTTCGTCGCGGCGCACGCGGCGGAGTGGAACCGGCTCGGCGAGCTGACCCGCCGCGGCGGCAA is a genomic window of Amycolatopsis lexingtonensis containing:
- a CDS encoding neutral zinc metallopeptidase, which encodes MPGYTAPPPYAPYGTRFSPYPAKKSNTGVIVAVAIFAIVAVAGGLVAAVALIGGGNSRHVADAGYSSTYPTSTEETTETTETTTSSSTTEETTRTSERETTPTSQTPSGPRSVVATGNNPLFGSPDYGLQNVSCSLSRWATDQNSATKFFQSGITCLDAMWSRMLGGVDLPFETPNLSVPRSLSESSTPCGSGGTTTGVTPFYCPSNNTIYMPMDRIEIDVWGNHPGAYLSMLAHEYGHHVQNMAGISEAYGNQRYDAGADSAAGLELSRRMELEAQCFSGMFLGSASASGGSVDKNIYNEAWNAQDRGDDYARNGKRDHGSAKHNISWWQHGATTNRNQQCNTWLASSGDVS
- a CDS encoding DUF2207 family protein; amino-acid sequence: MLAAAALALFLAAAPVDQPPLPALPQSAEIQLKLERDGSLSVAEAISVPNGVTMDRRVALRVAAPHHRDRVYRVRDVVLEGSGTASVAEDAFTVHLTSGTSILRYTVDGAVAGDRVTWELAGGWSTELKFLRASFAAPKIPTAVDCLAGPPDSDFPCGAAQVDHAGLTRFSQQNLAAGQRMTATVELPAGTVPANAVVVPAATIAGAFVLTAPIGWAWGGFGALLLLTAALVWRARRSFHVKAPPPGGHFHVKVTEGGEFESPEGVLPGHVGVLLHGGAGAADLAATVLDLAVRNYLWVSAEDGDWRLTRRNPPDEHLTAFERAVFAAAEDAATVAELRRRHVDVGDALYADAVRRGWVARQPRRLGHAGIRVVFYGAFLTVLLALTVGYAQLGVILALAGVAAVVVSAALPARRRAGTEVARRLLGVADVLASAKPKDLTKPQRELVFSRGLPYASALGELAPWVAAFEALPHPPPVYWHAGDVTPDQAGSFAAALAGAFAGARRAHLPGLVNEKPGGTTVSHARGRTPESAPPS
- a CDS encoding DUF2207 family protein, giving the protein MKWGATAAIVVVAGLLGAGTAAAQNAGPSLPNQPSDLVPKPQQLTGGGNLQPTDGPVADVALKVLRDGSLSVTEKVTVPGGKQLTSRVPLRVPAGDDQDRVFTVRDVKTEGAATSQLTGDQLVLTFAGGAGSVTYLVDGAIADQGGRQQARWQVASGFDTPLTKLTASFLAPSPELSPVDCFAGPVGSSRRCTLAELDHTGVVRLEQNDVAPGDRVDLLVGLPANTAPATAKFADIGLLANAFALTPLTGVVFAVLLVLLIAAGVFVWRRRKQDAGALRTATGPVEVLLRDGDRVFFASPDGVLPGQVGTVVDETVDVVDISATVVDLAVRNYLWLAEIPGPQGQDWQISRRNPPDEHLHDFERAVCETLLPEGTDTVLVSQLRARGGLDLRRISDAMYADVVTKRWFSRRPDTARGRLTWLGAGIFALGLVATAVLTFTVGDALLGVAVALAGLGVVAAAALLPSRTARGRALAGQVRGLLDYLHTAKAEDIPPADRELVFSRSLPYAVVLGDTERWLGAFAGLNPAADGSAGLYWYGGMEADPDLRRFGARFPSFLTALDGLLTASGRAAR
- a CDS encoding RDD family protein, which gives rise to MHEESELVTGEAVVLDLRVAKLASRALAMALDVLLQFALLVVTFIVLTLTVPGEDEALALTLILVFVVLILVGYPVLSETLTRGRSLGKMAVGLRVVRVDGGPIRFRHALVRGLAGFVVDFWTLGLFGAVAVIVSLCSSDGRRVGDFLAGTLVVRERVPETTGHPAVAMPPGLEGWAAHLDLTRLPDDLALASRQFLTRFAQLRPEAAQALGWSLAQQVSQALGTQVPPGVPAWAFLAAVLAERRNRDHARAVQAYAARVQAARGQGFGTPSPDQPYRMAPSPAPASQPEPPTPPSGNPFTPPS